One part of the Marinobacter sp. MDS2 genome encodes these proteins:
- a CDS encoding LTA synthase family protein produces MIKPQQLTGHALTRTFLLSFGWLLLVRGLLVLQSGVIPSMPGMLGGDIAGAILLTLILLGSRGVLRGLVITALGCALYVAGMHLTAHGTLFQLAFAGKGMDSTFIAGSLLNVYLITLPVYLALAWLLHHLHRRWVPLFRPKALPFTGAAAATLIIYSLSFPSLTTPANNLVVSTLAQIPGALINPVGTAIGNNEVEVSSSLENRTHFFHQQVSGRNISPPPNVLVIMIEGMSGGYLPSVSRFHELSPVVSLPNLEQTFNDFGFRIYKNVLSMERQTDRGTFTLTCGRYPDLRRASEKVRLVAGKHAAPDCLPEKLKAKGYHTAYWQAAPIEYMNKDEFMPQAGYMDVTGAEVFAGPNEAEGWGPPDPVFFDDIAARLRSLNRQHQPWFVTTLNVGTHHPFNIGEKTEKRLASEKAEDDNETILPIPSPQAARINAMKVMAETLDSFLRQLEQEGILENTLVIVTSDEAGGFIREDHETLPLNSNVGMLAVKPAAHDSLSYYAPENALISQLDIGISILDASGHGSTAGGMIGTSLLAMNSNPTRDLLLADTYTGMKYFLRNEGKLLACTELMTRCQTWSFDPKRIFGTLAETDEEPFLTLEERLALVENANRLTAIDN; encoded by the coding sequence ATGATCAAACCCCAGCAGCTAACCGGCCATGCCCTCACGCGTACTTTCCTGCTGTCCTTCGGCTGGCTTTTGTTGGTTAGGGGCTTGTTGGTTTTACAAAGTGGCGTAATTCCCAGTATGCCGGGCATGCTCGGGGGCGACATTGCCGGCGCAATTCTGCTGACACTTATTCTGCTCGGAAGCCGGGGCGTATTGCGCGGGTTGGTAATTACAGCGCTGGGCTGTGCCCTTTACGTTGCCGGCATGCATCTGACTGCCCATGGCACTCTGTTTCAATTGGCGTTTGCCGGCAAAGGCATGGACAGCACATTCATCGCAGGGAGCCTGCTGAATGTGTACTTGATCACCCTGCCCGTTTACCTCGCGTTGGCGTGGCTCTTACATCATTTACACCGGCGCTGGGTTCCCCTTTTCCGGCCTAAAGCCCTGCCGTTTACCGGCGCTGCAGCGGCGACGTTGATCATCTACTCCCTGTCATTTCCCAGTTTGACCACCCCGGCTAACAACTTGGTGGTCAGCACTTTGGCCCAAATTCCGGGCGCACTGATCAATCCAGTTGGCACGGCGATTGGCAACAACGAGGTAGAGGTCAGCTCCAGCCTGGAAAACCGGACCCATTTTTTTCACCAGCAAGTCAGTGGCCGTAATATCTCACCACCGCCCAACGTCCTCGTGATCATGATCGAGGGCATGTCCGGCGGCTACCTGCCGTCGGTTAGCCGCTTTCACGAGCTTTCACCCGTGGTCTCGTTGCCCAATCTGGAGCAGACCTTCAACGATTTCGGCTTCCGCATCTACAAGAATGTTCTTAGCATGGAACGGCAGACAGACCGAGGAACCTTTACGCTTACCTGCGGCCGTTACCCGGACTTAAGAAGAGCTTCGGAAAAAGTACGTTTGGTGGCCGGCAAACACGCGGCCCCGGACTGCCTCCCTGAAAAGCTGAAAGCCAAAGGCTATCACACGGCCTATTGGCAGGCCGCGCCGATCGAATATATGAACAAAGACGAGTTTATGCCTCAGGCCGGCTACATGGACGTTACCGGCGCTGAAGTGTTTGCCGGCCCGAACGAAGCCGAGGGTTGGGGGCCACCCGACCCGGTTTTCTTCGACGATATCGCCGCCAGACTGCGTTCGCTGAACCGCCAGCACCAGCCTTGGTTTGTAACTACGCTGAACGTAGGCACACACCACCCTTTCAACATCGGCGAAAAGACAGAGAAACGGCTCGCCTCGGAAAAAGCCGAGGACGATAACGAAACCATTCTGCCGATCCCTTCCCCGCAAGCCGCGCGCATCAACGCCATGAAAGTGATGGCCGAAACCCTCGACAGCTTTTTACGACAGCTTGAGCAGGAGGGCATTTTAGAAAACACCCTGGTGATCGTCACGTCCGACGAAGCCGGCGGATTTATTCGCGAAGACCACGAAACTCTTCCGCTGAACAGCAACGTTGGTATGTTAGCGGTGAAGCCGGCGGCGCACGACAGCCTGTCATACTACGCCCCGGAAAATGCGCTAATTTCACAGCTGGACATCGGCATTTCCATCCTGGATGCCAGCGGCCATGGATCAACGGCGGGGGGAATGATCGGCACCAGCTTGCTAGCCATGAACTCCAACCCAACTCGCGATCTTCTGTTGGCAGATACGTATACCGGCATGAAATACTTCTTGCGGAATGAAGGAAAGTTATTGGCCTGCACAGAATTAATGACCCGCTGTCAGACCTGGTCATTCGACCCGAAGCGAATTTTCGGCACCTTAGCCGAAACCGACGAAGAACCCTTTCTTACGTTAGAAGAACGGCTGGCACTGGTAGAAAACGCAAACCGGTTGACCGCCATCGACAACTGA
- a CDS encoding mechanosensitive ion channel domain-containing protein: MFCLAVGTASAQTSPEQDTPAPEEALPAVQPELQQSLNTPPQTELPDSVNADIREQIQTLRKSLNQRRAALTESRERLDYAESILSRLEGEYQSFELRLENAGLNLTADYAELLKQRLERLQEQSVASDFITGIEDKLATAREEQLRLEEFEAITDPGEDARSQLRSLRSKLLRELHKAVTEHINVLNEYFNTVTALQDQVEKYQTLLQQRLFWLPSAKVISTDTAEQLIESTRWLMSQLRFDELRTAISRSAKERGGRIAMIASLFLILLIKRRTIKANLHANQQYIGHVGMDRTAFTLLALVNSVLLALPGVLILSLSSLLLMEGNAFFEALSKGFTAAAFIMFLLALIRNVALPDGLGEKHFHWNPGSLRAIRRELLLLMACVIPVTIIMTAISETPDGAKFDDSLGRLLFIFVSGALAVFAQRIMSAVRDEKPRHRLFIFLHVFAVASPVLLALASTIGYHYTALQLERNLFISICWLAFASLLYFTGLRALSVRERRLTLKRLIEQRAVERKQAEAREASDTSGEGALITPEMPEMNLKDISEQSSSLLRILVSAIAIAGLLLLWTDVIPALQLFDDITLWTIATDLEGGDPLPITLGDALLSLLVAAGTVMAVKNLPGTLEVTLLSRMNLQPGSGYAITTITTYLLVFFGVVVCLGVIGVQWSKLQWLIAALGVGLGFGLQEIVANFVSGIILLFERPIRVGDTVTIGGITGKVSRIRIRATTLVDWDRKEQIVPNKTFVTQDLTNWTLSDATIRLKIFVGVAYGSDVDEVQKLLSDVALNNDRVMEDPAPAVFCVGLGESSIDFEVWVFVKDLPDMMPLYHELYSAITRTLTDAGVTIPFPQRDIRIHSLSETSPGTQSEPPSQDAPS; this comes from the coding sequence ATGTTCTGTCTTGCAGTCGGGACCGCATCCGCGCAGACCTCACCCGAACAAGATACACCAGCGCCGGAAGAAGCCCTGCCCGCCGTCCAGCCCGAGCTACAGCAAAGCCTGAACACGCCACCCCAAACCGAACTTCCGGATTCCGTTAATGCGGACATCCGTGAACAAATTCAGACGCTGCGAAAATCGCTCAATCAACGGCGTGCCGCTCTGACCGAAAGCCGGGAACGTCTGGACTACGCCGAGTCTATCCTGTCCCGTTTAGAAGGCGAGTACCAAAGTTTTGAACTGCGACTGGAAAACGCCGGCCTGAACCTGACCGCCGATTATGCCGAACTCCTAAAACAACGACTCGAAAGACTTCAGGAACAAAGCGTTGCCAGCGATTTCATAACAGGCATTGAAGACAAACTGGCCACAGCGCGGGAAGAGCAACTCCGGCTGGAAGAGTTTGAAGCCATCACAGACCCGGGCGAAGACGCCCGAAGCCAACTGCGCAGCCTTCGCTCCAAGCTGTTACGGGAATTGCACAAAGCCGTCACCGAGCACATCAACGTGCTCAACGAATACTTTAATACGGTGACCGCCCTTCAAGACCAGGTAGAAAAATACCAAACTCTGTTGCAGCAGCGGCTGTTCTGGCTCCCAAGCGCCAAGGTTATCAGCACCGACACCGCCGAACAGCTGATTGAATCGACCCGCTGGCTGATGTCACAACTTCGTTTTGACGAACTCAGAACCGCAATTTCCCGATCCGCCAAAGAGCGAGGCGGGCGCATTGCGATGATTGCTTCCCTGTTCTTGATCCTGCTGATCAAACGCAGAACGATCAAAGCCAACCTTCATGCCAATCAGCAGTACATCGGCCACGTTGGCATGGACCGCACCGCGTTTACCTTACTTGCTCTGGTAAACAGTGTTTTACTGGCTCTGCCCGGCGTTTTGATATTGTCGCTCTCTTCTCTGCTGTTGATGGAAGGCAACGCTTTTTTTGAAGCACTCTCAAAAGGCTTTACTGCGGCCGCCTTCATCATGTTTTTACTGGCGCTGATTCGCAATGTGGCTTTACCGGACGGGTTGGGCGAAAAGCACTTCCACTGGAACCCGGGTTCGTTGCGCGCGATCCGGCGGGAACTGCTTCTGCTCATGGCTTGCGTCATACCGGTCACGATCATCATGACGGCCATCAGCGAAACCCCGGACGGTGCCAAATTCGATGACAGCCTTGGTCGCTTGCTGTTCATCTTTGTTTCCGGCGCGCTCGCGGTCTTTGCCCAACGGATCATGTCGGCTGTTCGGGACGAGAAACCGCGCCACCGCCTTTTCATCTTTTTGCACGTGTTCGCGGTAGCGTCCCCCGTTTTGCTCGCCCTCGCGTCCACGATTGGCTACCACTACACAGCACTGCAGCTCGAACGTAACCTGTTCATTTCCATTTGCTGGCTGGCCTTCGCGTCACTGCTGTATTTCACCGGCCTGAGAGCGCTTTCCGTACGTGAACGCCGCCTCACCCTCAAACGGCTGATCGAACAGCGGGCAGTAGAACGCAAACAGGCAGAAGCCAGAGAAGCGTCTGACACCTCCGGTGAAGGTGCGCTTATCACCCCGGAAATGCCGGAAATGAATCTCAAAGACATCAGCGAGCAAAGCTCCTCCTTGCTGCGGATTCTGGTTTCCGCGATCGCAATCGCCGGCCTGCTACTTCTGTGGACCGATGTGATTCCCGCTTTACAACTGTTCGATGATATTACCTTATGGACCATCGCAACCGACCTTGAAGGCGGAGATCCCCTGCCGATAACACTGGGGGATGCCCTGCTGTCCTTACTGGTAGCGGCTGGAACCGTCATGGCGGTCAAAAACCTGCCCGGCACGCTGGAGGTGACCCTGCTGAGCCGAATGAACCTGCAGCCCGGCTCGGGCTATGCCATCACGACCATTACCACCTACCTTCTTGTGTTCTTCGGAGTGGTGGTCTGCCTGGGGGTCATCGGTGTGCAATGGTCGAAGCTGCAATGGTTGATCGCTGCACTGGGTGTGGGGCTGGGCTTCGGCTTACAGGAAATCGTGGCTAATTTTGTATCCGGCATCATTCTGTTATTTGAACGCCCGATACGCGTGGGCGATACCGTAACCATTGGCGGCATCACAGGCAAAGTTTCGCGCATCCGCATACGCGCCACCACGCTGGTTGACTGGGACCGCAAAGAACAAATCGTTCCGAATAAAACCTTCGTTACACAAGACCTGACCAACTGGACCTTGTCTGATGCCACCATTCGACTCAAAATTTTTGTGGGCGTTGCCTACGGCTCCGACGTGGACGAGGTGCAAAAACTGCTTTCCGACGTTGCCCTGAACAACGATCGAGTGATGGAAGACCCGGCCCCGGCTGTCTTCTGTGTCGGGCTTGGTGAAAGCAGCATCGACTTTGAGGTGTGGGTGTTTGTCAAAGACCTGCCCGATATGATGCCGCTCTACCACGAACTGTATTCGGCCATTACGCGCACGCTGACCGACGCAGGCGTGACGATTCCCTTCCCGCAAAGGGACATCCGCATTCACTCGCTGTCGGAAACCTCACCGGGAACACAATCCGAGCCGCCCTCGCAAGATGCCCCCTCGTGA
- a CDS encoding LysR family transcriptional regulator — MKYSFRQLEVFLAAAHFQNITRAAESLSMSQSAASSALKELESQFDIRLFDRVGKRLQLNELGRLYRPKAEALLAQATELEQAFSKHSEIGALKVGATLTIGNYLAVGVMAQYMNTPTRPKVSLEVANTSTIARRVKDFELDIGLIEGELQASELEVIPWREDELIAFCAPNHPLAHKKQLTDDDLRQATWIMREQGSGTRQSFERGMQGLLPDLNVLLELEHTEAIKRAVEANLGIGCLSWVVLADAFKRGSLVPLAMPKHRSFNRQFYFILHKQKYRSAGIAQWMELCKQL; from the coding sequence ATGAAATACAGCTTTCGCCAATTAGAAGTTTTTCTCGCTGCGGCCCATTTCCAGAACATCACCCGGGCAGCAGAGTCACTGTCCATGTCCCAATCTGCCGCCAGCAGTGCGCTAAAAGAACTTGAAAGCCAATTCGACATCCGGCTCTTTGATCGGGTTGGCAAACGCCTGCAGTTGAACGAACTGGGCCGACTGTACCGGCCGAAAGCCGAGGCGTTACTCGCCCAGGCCACCGAATTGGAGCAAGCATTCAGCAAGCACTCCGAAATAGGCGCCCTTAAAGTGGGTGCAACCCTGACGATAGGAAACTATCTCGCCGTTGGCGTGATGGCTCAATACATGAACACCCCTACCCGACCGAAAGTCTCACTAGAAGTCGCCAACACAAGCACCATTGCGCGTCGGGTTAAGGACTTTGAACTGGACATCGGTTTAATTGAAGGGGAACTTCAGGCCTCTGAACTTGAGGTTATCCCGTGGCGTGAAGACGAACTCATCGCCTTCTGCGCCCCGAATCACCCTCTGGCTCACAAAAAGCAGCTGACCGATGATGATTTACGGCAAGCGACCTGGATCATGCGAGAGCAAGGCTCTGGCACCCGCCAAAGCTTCGAGAGGGGCATGCAGGGCCTGTTGCCCGATCTGAACGTGTTGCTCGAGCTGGAACACACCGAAGCGATCAAGCGCGCGGTCGAGGCCAACCTGGGGATCGGTTGTTTGTCATGGGTGGTGCTGGCCGACGCATTCAAGCGCGGCAGCCTGGTGCCGCTTGCGATGCCCAAGCATCGCTCATTTAACCGGCAGTTTTATTTCATTTTGCACAAGCAAAAATACCGCAGCGCCGGTATTGCGCAGTGGATGGAGCTGTGCAAACAGCTTTAA
- a CDS encoding bifunctional aconitate hydratase 2/2-methylisocitrate dehydratase: MLEAYREHVAERAALGIPPKPLNPEQTAALVDLLKNPPAGEEATLVDLLENRVPPGVDEAAYVKAAFLTAIVKGEAASPLIDNKKAVQLLGMMQGGYNIETLVDLLDNEELAELAGEELKHTLLMFDAFNDVKEKMDAGNAVAKSVVESWANAEWFTNKDKVPESTKMVVFKVTGETNTDDLSPAPDAWSRPDIPLHARAAYKMERDGLNPEEPGVTGPMSQIDEIKSKGLPVAFVGDVVGTGSSRKSATNSVLWFFGDDIPGVPNKRAGGVCIGNKVAPIFFNTMEDAGALVFEAPVDNMNMGDVIEIRPYEGKILNEAGDVISEFEFKSDVILDEVQAGGRIPLIIGRGLTAKARTALGMGPTDLFRLPEDPEAGDKGFTLAQKMVGKACGLEEGQGVRPGTYCEPHMTTVGSQDTTGPMTRDELKDLACLGFQADLVMQSFCHTAAYPKPVDVEMQHTMPDFIRNRGGVSLRPGDGIIHSWLNRMLLPDTVGTGGDSHTRFPMGISFPAGSGLVAFAAATGVMPLDMPESVLVRFKGKMQPGITLRDLVHAIPLYGIKQGMLTVEKKGKINEFSGRILEIEGLEHLTVEQAFELSDASAERSAAGCTINLSEESVAEYLRSNITMLRWMIAEGYGDPRTLERRAQQMEAWLADPKLMRADKDAEYSHVVEIDLADIKEPIVCCPNDPDDAKFLSEVAGDKVDEVFIGSCMTNIGHFRAAGKLLDQHKGSLNTRLWMSPPTKMDQAQLMEEGYFNIYGTAGVRTEMPGCSLCMGNQARVAAKSTVLSTSTRNFPNRLGDGANVYLTSAELASVGAILGKLPTPQEYMEYAKDLDSMSAEIYKYLNFDQMENYTKKASEATVA, translated from the coding sequence GTGTTAGAAGCTTATCGTGAACACGTTGCAGAACGTGCAGCTCTGGGTATCCCACCAAAGCCGCTGAACCCCGAACAGACTGCTGCTCTGGTAGATCTGCTGAAAAACCCACCCGCCGGTGAAGAAGCAACTCTGGTTGATCTTCTGGAAAACCGCGTACCACCAGGAGTAGACGAAGCTGCTTACGTTAAAGCCGCGTTCCTGACCGCGATTGTTAAAGGTGAAGCGGCTTCTCCGCTGATCGATAACAAGAAGGCCGTTCAGCTGCTGGGTATGATGCAAGGTGGTTACAACATCGAAACCTTGGTTGACCTGCTGGACAACGAAGAACTGGCCGAGCTGGCTGGTGAAGAACTGAAGCACACGCTGCTGATGTTCGACGCGTTTAACGACGTGAAAGAAAAAATGGACGCAGGCAACGCTGTTGCCAAGTCTGTTGTTGAGTCTTGGGCCAACGCTGAGTGGTTCACCAACAAAGACAAGGTTCCTGAAAGCACCAAGATGGTGGTTTTCAAGGTTACTGGCGAAACCAACACCGACGACCTGTCTCCTGCTCCCGATGCATGGTCCCGCCCGGATATCCCGCTGCACGCTCGCGCTGCCTATAAAATGGAACGCGACGGCCTGAATCCGGAAGAGCCAGGCGTTACTGGCCCGATGAGCCAGATCGACGAAATCAAATCCAAAGGCCTGCCCGTTGCTTTTGTGGGTGACGTAGTAGGTACTGGTTCATCTCGTAAGTCTGCCACTAACTCTGTTCTGTGGTTCTTCGGTGACGACATTCCGGGCGTTCCTAACAAGCGCGCTGGCGGTGTATGTATCGGTAACAAAGTTGCCCCGATCTTCTTCAACACCATGGAAGATGCCGGCGCTTTGGTATTCGAAGCCCCCGTTGACAACATGAACATGGGCGACGTAATCGAAATCCGCCCATACGAAGGCAAGATCCTGAACGAAGCCGGTGATGTTATCTCCGAGTTCGAGTTCAAATCTGACGTGATTCTGGACGAAGTTCAGGCCGGCGGCCGTATCCCTCTGATCATCGGTCGTGGCTTGACTGCCAAGGCTCGCACCGCACTGGGCATGGGCCCGACCGATCTGTTCCGTCTGCCGGAAGATCCGGAAGCGGGTGACAAAGGCTTTACTCTGGCCCAGAAGATGGTTGGTAAAGCATGTGGACTGGAAGAAGGCCAAGGCGTTCGTCCAGGCACCTACTGCGAGCCGCACATGACCACTGTTGGTTCTCAGGACACCACTGGTCCGATGACCCGTGACGAACTGAAAGATCTGGCCTGCTTGGGCTTCCAGGCTGACCTGGTTATGCAGTCGTTCTGTCACACCGCCGCTTACCCGAAGCCGGTTGACGTTGAAATGCAGCACACCATGCCGGACTTCATCCGCAACCGTGGCGGTGTTTCCCTGCGTCCGGGCGACGGCATCATCCACTCCTGGCTGAACCGTATGCTGCTGCCAGACACCGTTGGTACTGGTGGTGACTCCCACACCCGCTTCCCGATGGGCATTTCCTTCCCGGCCGGTTCTGGTCTGGTTGCGTTTGCTGCGGCAACCGGTGTTATGCCTCTGGACATGCCAGAATCCGTTCTGGTTCGCTTCAAAGGCAAAATGCAGCCGGGTATCACCCTGCGCGATCTGGTACACGCGATCCCGCTGTACGGCATCAAGCAAGGCATGCTGACTGTTGAGAAAAAAGGCAAGATCAACGAATTCTCTGGTCGTATTCTGGAAATCGAAGGTCTTGAGCACCTGACTGTTGAGCAGGCGTTCGAACTGTCTGACGCCTCCGCTGAACGCTCTGCTGCCGGTTGTACCATCAACCTGTCTGAAGAATCTGTTGCCGAGTACCTGCGTTCCAACATCACCATGCTGCGCTGGATGATCGCTGAAGGTTACGGCGACCCACGTACCCTGGAGCGTCGTGCCCAGCAGATGGAAGCCTGGTTGGCTGATCCGAAGCTGATGCGTGCAGACAAAGACGCTGAGTACTCTCACGTCGTTGAAATCGACCTGGCGGACATCAAAGAGCCGATCGTGTGCTGCCCGAACGACCCTGACGATGCCAAGTTCCTGTCCGAAGTGGCTGGCGACAAGGTAGACGAAGTGTTCATCGGTTCCTGCATGACCAACATCGGTCACTTCCGTGCCGCTGGTAAGCTGCTTGATCAGCACAAAGGTTCCCTGAACACGCGTCTGTGGATGTCTCCGCCGACCAAGATGGATCAGGCTCAGCTGATGGAAGAAGGTTACTTCAACATCTACGGCACTGCCGGTGTGCGCACCGAAATGCCGGGTTGTTCACTGTGTATGGGTAACCAGGCTCGTGTGGCTGCGAAGTCCACCGTTCTGTCTACCTCTACCCGTAACTTCCCGAACCGTCTGGGCGATGGTGCCAACGTGTACCTGACCTCTGCGGAGCTGGCTTCTGTTGGCGCGATCCTTGGCAAGCTTCCGACTCCTCAGGAGTACATGGAGTACGCTAAAGATCTGGACAGCATGTCAGCTGAGATCTACAAGTATCTCAACTTTGACCAGATGGAGAACTACACCAAGAAGGCGTCTGAAGCGACTGTCGCTTAA
- a CDS encoding glycerophosphodiester phosphodiesterase, protein MAYYEERSGYPLIRPAPSAPKHAAVLIRRAWVLEAIVVAVVLAQSYPIIRSLNQSNEVGITAHRGNASLAPENTVSAIQQAINDGSDYIEIDVQLTADGVPVLWHDTDMQRIFGLPERINDLPFKQLRTLDAGSWFDAIFADERIATLAEAIEATRGKANLLVDLKPNRNEDALVNAVVKVLQENDAVEGTVIAAADWPILERAKTLEPNLRTALLAQFVIGPLWQDRYDILGIRSNRASPAMVARAHEAGNELFVWTVNSPEAMARFIDMGVDNIITDRPDVLSQLLEKQSEMTDGERLANRLRNWLR, encoded by the coding sequence ATGGCCTACTACGAAGAACGTTCAGGCTACCCACTTATAAGACCAGCACCTTCGGCCCCTAAACACGCTGCGGTCCTGATACGCCGGGCCTGGGTTTTGGAAGCAATTGTGGTGGCTGTGGTATTGGCACAAAGTTATCCGATCATCAGATCGCTCAACCAAAGCAACGAGGTCGGGATTACCGCGCACCGAGGCAATGCCTCTCTTGCCCCGGAAAATACCGTCAGCGCCATTCAGCAAGCAATTAATGATGGCTCGGATTATATCGAGATCGACGTTCAACTGACGGCCGACGGTGTACCGGTACTTTGGCACGACACCGATATGCAACGCATCTTTGGCTTACCAGAACGAATAAACGACCTGCCGTTCAAGCAACTGCGCACGCTGGATGCCGGATCCTGGTTTGATGCAATCTTTGCGGACGAACGAATCGCCACTCTGGCCGAAGCCATTGAAGCAACCCGAGGCAAGGCAAACCTCTTGGTTGATCTTAAACCGAACCGAAATGAAGACGCGTTAGTCAATGCGGTCGTGAAGGTGTTGCAAGAGAATGATGCAGTTGAAGGCACAGTGATTGCGGCCGCCGACTGGCCTATTCTGGAGCGGGCGAAAACGCTGGAACCAAATCTCAGAACAGCCCTGCTCGCCCAGTTCGTGATCGGTCCTCTGTGGCAGGATCGCTACGACATTCTGGGCATCCGCTCCAACCGCGCCAGCCCCGCCATGGTGGCCCGGGCGCACGAAGCAGGCAACGAGCTGTTCGTATGGACCGTTAACTCGCCGGAGGCAATGGCACGTTTTATCGATATGGGCGTCGATAACATCATTACCGATCGCCCGGACGTGCTTTCTCAACTTCTCGAAAAACAGTCCGAGATGACCGATGGTGAGCGGCTGGCGAACCGGTTACGCAACTGGTTGCGGTAA
- a CDS encoding tRNA-(ms[2]io[6]A)-hydroxylase, with translation MTDALKEIYDFLPCRTPQQWLENALANQDLLLIDHAHCEKKAASTALSLMYRYVENTELLNKMSRLAREELRHFEQVLAIMKKRGVTYTHLTPSRYAGGMRDLVRKDDPGRLVDVLIVGAIIEARSCERFAALAPHLDEKLAEFYTGLLKSEARHYQDYLKLAVQANGGPVEERVAEFMAVEQALIEEADSEFRFHSGPVTA, from the coding sequence ATGACAGATGCTCTGAAGGAAATATACGATTTTCTACCGTGCCGCACGCCGCAGCAGTGGCTTGAGAATGCGTTGGCGAACCAGGATTTGCTGCTGATTGATCACGCACACTGTGAGAAAAAGGCGGCATCTACCGCGCTCAGCTTGATGTACCGGTACGTTGAAAACACCGAGTTGCTGAACAAAATGTCGCGTTTGGCCCGGGAAGAGCTTCGGCATTTCGAGCAGGTGTTGGCGATTATGAAAAAGCGGGGTGTGACTTATACCCACCTGACACCTTCACGGTATGCAGGAGGCATGCGAGATCTGGTGCGTAAGGACGATCCGGGCCGTTTGGTGGATGTGTTGATCGTGGGCGCCATTATTGAGGCGCGTTCCTGTGAACGTTTTGCAGCTTTGGCACCGCATCTTGATGAAAAATTAGCCGAATTCTACACCGGGTTATTGAAATCCGAGGCGCGGCACTATCAGGATTATCTGAAGCTGGCGGTTCAGGCCAATGGCGGCCCGGTGGAGGAACGAGTCGCAGAATTCATGGCCGTAGAGCAGGCGCTGATTGAAGAAGCGGATTCGGAATTCCGTTTCCATAGCGGGCCTGTTACGGCCTGA
- a CDS encoding ferredoxin--NADP reductase, translated as MSKLMKETVTSVHHWNDTLFSFKTSRDPGFRFKNGHFVMIGLESEGKPLMRAYSIASANYEEELEFFSIKVPDGPLTSRLQKINVGDEILVSRKPTGTLILDNLLPGRNLWLISTGTGLAPFMSIIKDPEVYEAYDRVILTHGVRYVSELAYQSEIEGLPDNEYFGEMVQGKLLYYPTVTRETFRNQGRLTDAMESGKITRDLGLPDFDIEQDRFMICGSPSMLKDTCAILDNKGFKEARGGDMGHYVIERAFVEQ; from the coding sequence ATGAGTAAGTTGATGAAAGAAACGGTGACCAGTGTTCATCACTGGAACGATACCTTATTCAGCTTCAAGACCAGTCGGGACCCGGGATTCCGTTTCAAGAACGGCCACTTCGTCATGATCGGACTGGAATCAGAAGGCAAGCCTTTGATGCGCGCCTACAGCATCGCCAGCGCCAACTATGAAGAAGAGCTGGAGTTCTTCTCTATTAAAGTGCCCGATGGCCCGCTGACTTCGCGCTTGCAGAAAATCAATGTGGGTGACGAGATTCTCGTCAGCCGCAAGCCGACCGGTACGTTGATACTGGATAATCTGCTGCCGGGCCGTAACCTTTGGCTGATCAGCACTGGCACTGGGTTGGCGCCGTTCATGAGCATCATCAAGGATCCGGAAGTCTATGAGGCGTATGACCGCGTGATTCTGACCCACGGGGTGCGTTATGTCTCGGAGTTGGCGTACCAGAGTGAGATTGAAGGCTTGCCGGACAACGAATACTTCGGTGAGATGGTTCAGGGCAAGCTGTTGTATTACCCCACGGTGACCCGCGAGACATTCCGTAACCAAGGCCGTCTGACGGATGCCATGGAAAGCGGGAAGATCACCCGTGATTTGGGTTTGCCGGACTTTGATATTGAGCAGGACCGGTTCATGATCTGTGGCAGCCCCAGCATGTTGAAAGACACCTGCGCGATTCTGGATAACAAGGGCTTCAAGGAAGCGCGTGGCGGTGACATGGGGCACTATGTTATTGAGCGGGCGTTTGTAGAGCAGTAG